The DNA window CCGGAACGCATGTGTTCCAGCACCATCTTTATGATACACCACCATGGGATGCCCGTTTTGCTGCAACACATTTGCAAAAGCTCTGGTGTCATAGTTACCGTGCGCGCTTGTGCTTACGTGCGTGATGCTTTCACTGCTGCCTTGTTTAATCGTCCAAACGATGACGGTTTCAACATCATGACGATGCCCACCTAAAAAAGACCAATGAACAGCCTGATCTTTTTCAAAATAGAGTTCATAAAAATGTGCGCACTTGAGTGGCTCTCCATTTGAGGATGTGTGACATATCTGGCGGTGAATTGTATTGGCAAATTGTTCCCAGCCAGCATCACGGCAATTTCCCCAAGGGGTTGACCATGCCGCATCCAATCCATTATTTTGTGATAGGTTATTATTTTTGTTAAACGGCGTTGCGGGATAGCATCCATCCGAATCAAAATCAAAGACCGGTGCGAAGTTCCTCACCGCGGCTTGGTTATACCACGTCACAGCTTCGTCCAAGCGAGGGAGCTCATCAGCATGAGAGTGCGTGCTGTGGGCAATTGAAATGAGCGCGATGGCGATAACCGAAGTCTTTAGTGTTGCAGGGATTTTCATGTGACTTTCCTTTAGTAAAGTTAATTAGGTCACATGTCTAACGCCTATTGAAGCAAAAAGGAGACAGAAATTTTTGTGAATTTATTGTTACCAAACACCTTTGTTACAACGAAAACTCCAATCCCACCATGAAGCGCCGCCCAAACTCCTCAACTTTCATCAGGCTTGAAGTACGGTCGACAACGGCCAATCGGCGTAATACTTGATTCGTCGCATTAAACACATCAAATCGTACACTGAAACGTGGCGATAAATGCCACAGCAAGCCCAAATCTAAACTCGTGAATGCATCAACCCAAATATCCGCATTATTGCTTCTGTCTCGATGTTCAAGAAACGCACTGCGATAATTTAAATTGAATGCGAATTGCCAAACTTCATTGCCCGTTAGAAATCGCACATTTCCCATCCAATCGGAGACGCCCTCAAGATTGAACTTCTCGTTAAGTTCAGTGTAGACATCAGCTTCAACGAGTTGAGTAACGTTAGCTGACAATCGATTTTGCCGCAAAACCTTTGTCAGTGCAGGTAATTGCCACTCTATACTGCTCGTGAATCCAGTGATGTGACCCTGACCTGAATTGTTTTTTTGTAGTACGCTAAAGGATTGCCCTTGGTAGTCCAGTGTTGTAACGTCTTCGACGATGAAATCATCAATCTCATGTTGAAATGCTAACACCTGAATATCCGTTGTTTCAGCGCTACGCGTAAGAGATAACGTATAACTTTTTCCGAGCACTGGCTTTAAGGTTGGATTGCCTTGCTCTGCATAGGGGAGTCCACCTGAATTGACGTGCAACTTTGGGTTCATGTCAGAATAGTTGGGGCGATTCAAGGCCCAACTATAGGTGCTACGCCATTGCCAATGCGCCGATGCTTGCCATTTAATATTGACTGAGGGGAGCCACTTTACGTAATGCTGCTCCTGTTCGTCAGCGTGCACCCCCACCGTCGCCAAGACGAGTGCCCAATGCAGCACTGCGTGTGTCAGAATATCTGGCTCCAACTTGCCATTCGAACTCCGCGTAATGCCAGTTTGATTTAAAGTAACTTTCTATCGACTCAAACGATACCTCATAACTGTTGAGTAAATCACTTTCTGTTTTGTCGCTAAATGGAAGTGCGATATCAAACAACTGGAATAAGTCCCTTTTCGGAATTAGCCAATAAGGCGTATTACTTATAAACTTTGCCTCAAACGCCTCCGGCAGCGGCTCCAACCAACGACCATCAAGACTTGGTAATGCGCTTAGCGCCGAGGCACTTAGACTCACATCTTGACGTTGGTACTGGTGGCGCTGTTTAGAATGGAGAAATCCCAACTCCACCCACCATGTTTGATCTTGTTCAGTGGCTTGCCACCGCGAATCTATCCCCCATTCATCAACGCGATTTCGCACTTCGGTTAAACGTTTTCGCATCTGAGAAATCTGGCTATAGCTCTCCACAAGCCCTAGCGATTGTGAAAGTTGAAAACGATGGATTGCGTTGCCTTGAAACTCAACCAACGCATTTCCGGGCGCTAGTTTGACGTGTACACGCGAAATGGGCTTTTTAGTGATGCTCGTTGCAGCACTATGGCTAAAAAAGGGCGAAACCTGCCATGATTTCATATCGAGTGTCGCTGTTAGCTGCATCGTTTGATTGGTATAGTTCAGCTGCGACTCTTCACGAGAGGTTTTTGCATCGACATTCGACAAATAGAATTGGTTAATTTGGCCGCTTGATTCATCGACCGTTGCCTGTCCATATGCACTCAGTGGATTGATAGCAAGTCTATGTTCATCAAAGGCGAAGTCCGTATTTGAGTGAAACCACAACCCATTCAGTTGCACAGTGTCATTTAACTGCCAAGTCATTTCAGCCAATCCAGAGGTACGCGTTCTATCTTCGTTTTCAATGGTCAGTGCCAACCCGTCAGTAGGGACTAAGGTGCTATCAGGTAATGCAGGCCAGTGATAATCCGTTGCCGCACCTTGGTTTTCACCCCAATGCCAACTCTCGAATTGGTACTGACGCTGTAATCGGTTTTCATACGAGACTTTGAATACCCCAGCGATGGCCCTATCTGAACTCATGGTATTGGCTGACATTGAGATATTTGGCTGAACGTTGCGATCACCTTCCAATGCAGCTACATCTAAACCGATGTTCATTGCACTGTGTTCAAACTCTAGCGGACGAGCACTTCGTAAATCAATGTTTGCCCCAATTCCACCAAGCGGTAAACGCGCATCGGATGTTTTATATACCAACACATTTGAGAACAACCCTGAGCTCAACGTATCGAAACGAAATTGTTGCCCATACTGGTTCGAGTTGCGGACATTCTCCGTATTTGCCACCCTTAGCCCGTTCAGTAAAACCATTTGGTATTCTGCCCCCAGCCCCATGGCATTAACATTTAAAGCTTCGCCTCTATCTCGTGTGACGCTAACACCTGGTACAACTTGTAAAGCTTCCGCCAAGTTTTCGGCAGGAAGCTGAGTCAACATGGCGCCGACTAAAGACGCTTGTTCGCCGACGGCATTATGTTTGTTTTTTCTCGCGTATTCCGCAGCTTGTTGATAATTATGTTGAAAACGCTGAGTTGACGCGTTGCGGACGGGATCTGCAACCACCGTCACTTCCTCTATGGTCGCTTGCGTCGCCGGCGCGTTTTGCCTTTGAAGTGGCTCGACGGTATCGATCACAATGCCCACCTCCGATTGTCGCCAACGTAAACCAAGGGGTTCGAGCCAATGTGCAAGCGTATTTTCTATCGTATTATCAGTAGATAGTTCACAGTCTACGTACACATCGGCAAGCTTAGATTGGTCATACACTAACGGGAGATCGTAATGTTTGGCGAGATGATTTAAGCAAAAGCCTAAGCTTTCTTCCTTTGCAATGCAGGAAAAGGGCAAAACTATCGCGAAACACAGTAAATTTCGGCAAAACGGCGACATTTGCTCTTTGTTCCTTCCTGCTTTGAAAAAGACTAGTTTGACGAAAACAGATGAAGAAAATATGACTAATTATTGATATAAGAGCAACTAAATAGAAATCACATCATTCTATTTCAGTTGCCTTAACAACAAGTACTTATCTAGGTTCCAACGCGATAGAGTCGGGAAACTTTCGCACATTCAACTGGTGTAATTCTGCAATCAATTGAGTCGTACCTAGCACATCATTTGCCTTAAAACGACCACTAACACGAATACTTGGGTCCACCCTCGTCAATACAACAGGAATATCGCTGTAACGGTTTAGCTGAAATATCGCATCTTGAATACTCACATCGTCCAATTCGAGCCATCCCATTTGCCAATCTGGCTGTGACGCCGAGAAAGCAGTGACTTCGATGTCATTTAATGTTACGTATGCACGCATCCCCTTCGTTAATTCAACTCGTTTATTGCCTTGTTGAGTGCTTACAGACACTTTGCCATGGAATACATCAACTTGAGTTCCTACTAATGTTTTATCAATATTAAATGCTGTACCAAGCACTTGTACGGTCGCATTCCCCGTAAAGACGGTAAAAGGGCGGTTCTCATCGCGTTTTACCTCAAAATAAGCTTCACCTTCACTCAATGTGGCCATACGTTGTGCGCTGCTTTCTTTGAACTGCAATTTCGCGTGACGATTTAAGTTAACGAGTGTACCGTCTGAGAGGTTAACGTCTTTGGGATCTCTGGCGTCAAAATACTGAGCTGTTGATACAACCTCTTCATTCTTCGGTCTTTCCGCATTCAAAAACCACCAGCTTGAGAATGAGAGCAGTAGTGTTGCCGCGGCAACAGCAAACCATTTCCACTCAAATTGTGGAACTGAAGAACGACTATCCGTTGCCTCTGTGCAGGGGACCTTTGCTGCCTCTTTAGCTAGGGCTTCAAGCAATGCAGGATCATTCCAAATCGCGTGTTCTAGCGAATTTCGCTTTTGATCTTTATCGAATTCTGGTGAAGTCATTGGATCTATCTACCTAAAAAATCTTCCCACAAAGTGGAGGTTGCTTAATCAACGCGCTAAGTCACCCGCACACGTATCCAAAGAATCTTGCATAGCACGTTTAAACATGTCCATCGCTCTAGAAATATGCTTTTTCACTGCTTCATCCGTTAACGATAAACTTTGTGCAATCTGCACACGTGTTTCACCATGTAAACGACGACGAACGAATATTTCTCGCCTCAAAGGGGACATTTCGCTCAACACTCGCTGATAGAGTTGCACACGTTGTTCATGTTCCAGCATTGATTCCAACGATTGGGCATCGCACTCAGGTTCATGTTCAAGACTTTCTGGTGATTTATTTTGTTCGTTATGATGGTCAATGACCAAATGTCGCGCCATGCGATAACCATAAGCCAATGGATTTTCAATAGGCGAACTAGGCTCCGCTTTCAACGCTTTAAGTAACAACTTTTGGAACAAGTCCTCGGCGTCAGCCTGTTCACCCACCGCTCGACGAAAATACCCTTTCAACGCATCTTGATTAGTGATAAAGCACTGTACTAACGTTCGCGTCTGGTCCTTTTCCTCGCCGAACGATGAGGAAGAAAAATGAATTGAAGACATAAATGGGTTGTTCTTATACAACATCGCTTTTTTGATAAGACGGCAAACTTAACCCAGCGGGGACATTATTTTCATGAACATTTCATGACGGTTTTATGTCGCAACTGCCGTAAAAATGAAACAAAAACTTCATTAAAATCAAACGTCCCCTTCGGAATTTCTTATCTGTCTTTACTGGCGAATTTTAATAAAAGTCGCCATTCATGCTGACAGGAACAATTATGAATACTCACCGATTATTTGCACTTTCGCCTCTAGCGCTTGCTCTCGGCACTCTTTTATCAAGCACCAATGCGCTTGCTGATGACCAATCAACCCCATCCAATGACATCGAAGAAATTGTTGTCACTGGCAGTTATGTCAAAAGCTTAGAAAAGGCGATTGATTTAAAGCGCGTGAATATTGGCTTTTCGGATTCCATCGTTGCATCAGACATTGCCGATTTTCCTGAGCAAAATCTTGCAGAAGCACTGCAACGTATGCCGGGTGTGACGATTGAACGAAATAAAGGTCTAGGTCAGAAAGTTAATGTTCGCAGCCTACCGAGTGAATTTACCTTTGTGTCTATTAATAACTTGGCGACCGCATCAGGCAGCGGCGGACGCGATGTCGAATTTGATATGTTCGCATCAGAGATAATTCAAAGTGTTACGGTGAAAAAGTCTCCTACTGCGGCGGATGAAGAAGGTGGCATTGCGGGCTCAGTCACAATCACCACTGCTCGCCCATTTGACTACGATGGGCGCCAATTGGTTGTCTCTGCAGAAACTGCTTACAACGATATATCAGAAAAATCAGACCCAAAATTTGCTGTACTTGCCAGCGACACCTTTGGTGATTGGGGGGCGCTTGCGTCTTTTGCCTATTCAAAACGTAGCAACCGTACCGACAGTAATTCTGGGATTAACTTCCGCCCTCTTTCACGTTGGTTAGAAAAGACAGGCAAATCACAATGGCAAGCAGATCAAGCGGCCGATGTTTTGCTTCGCGACACGGGAATTTCCATCAATGACCGAAAAAACAAAGACGAAACTAGCCGCGTCGTATTCTTAGATAAAGTGGGCGATCGTGCCTATCTAACGGAACAAGATAAATGGGGGGCGACACTGTCGTTACAATACAAACCAAACAGTGAATTGAGTTTAACGTTTGATGGACTGCTAGGTAATTTCGACAACCATGAAGACGAGTACGATGCCGCAGCCTATACCGCATCCAGTATCAGTTCGCTTGAAAAAATCAATCAATACGATAGCACTACCCTTTCAGACTACGGTATCACGGTACTAACCGATGTAGACTATGCAGCAACACAGCACGAATTTCTAAGCAAAGAAAATAGCCAAGAAACTGATTATCAGCAATTTAGTTTAACGTTGGATTGGCAGCTAGAGGCATGGAAAATCTACGGTATTGTGGGCTACAGTGGAGCGGAAAAACAAGCAGAAACCACAAACCTTAAACATACCGCCTATCGCCCAACTCGCACTCGATACACCAGCACTGGTGGTGAAACTCTGCCAAGTAGCAACCCAAACACTTTTGATATGTACAACTCGCCAGATGCCTATCTGTTTGACTACTACGAAGTTAACCAAGAACATATCAACGACGACAAATACGCGGCACAACTCGATTTCAAACGCGACTTGCAGCTCGACTTTTTCCCAGCCTTGGCGCAAATACAATTGGGGGTGCGTGCCACTGACAAATCCAAAGAGCGAGACTACGGCACAAATCGCGTGAAAGGCCCATCGGAAGACGACAGTTCTTGGGTTGGTGTACGCACATTGGCAGACAGTCAATTGACCGACATTTCAACTCTTGTCTCTGGTGGAGAGTACCTCTCAGAAGTAGACAGCAAAGTAAACTGGATGCAAATTGCCAATAGTTATGCCCGTAACGAATTGCGTTACGCGGGCTTTAACGTCGCCTACGAGCCGGATCAATATTATAAAGTGAAGGAAAAAACACTCGCTTTATATGCAATGGTTGATTTTCACTTTGACATCGCAACCATGCCAGCGACGTTAAATGCGGGTGTCCGATACATTGACACGAAAGTGCACTCGTCTGGTTATCACCAAGTGCAAAATGAAGATGGCACAACGGGCTTTACCGCAAAACCGGTCTCTAAAGATGGCAATTACAAAGAAACGTTACCAAGCGTGAACTTCGCTTTGGAATTAACGGACGATTTGTTGCTTCGAGCAGCCGCTTCAAAAACCTTTATTCGCCCAGCGTTAACTGACATTGCTTATAAACGCAGCGTGAGCTTAAACGAATTTAAATATCGAGATGGTAACCCTGATCTGAAACCAACTTATGCTGATCAATGGGAATTTGGCCTTGAATGGTACTTGGACGAAGGAGCGTTGCTAGCCGTTTCTTATTTTGAGAAAGAAATAGAAGGTGTTGTGCGTGAATCACTTACGGGGGTGGTTAACAATGTGACGAAATACAATGACAATGGCAGCGTCGATGGCATTTATGATTTCGACATTTACCAAAAAGTAAATGCTGAAGGTTCGTACGATGTCAGTGGCATCGAATTGGTCGCTCAATTACCTTTGTCTTACTTTGATGAAATGCTCAGTGGCTTTGGCATCAATGCAAACTACACCGTACTCGACAACTCGTTAACGGGTGCATCTGACCTTGGTATCCCGACGCCACCAGAAGGGCTTGCAGAAGAAACTTATAACGTGACTGTCTATTACGAAAATCAACGCTTTGATGCGCGTATTTCTTACAACTACAAAGATAAATACGTCGAGCGAATTGAGCGCGATATGTACCCTGTATACCGCAATGCTTATGGACAAACGGATATTTCATTGGGCTACCGAGTGAATGACATGGTTAAGGTAACACTTGAAGGGATAAACATTCTCAATGAAGAGACCACGGGTTACACACTCAACCCTGTTTTCCCAACGATGTATGAGTTTTCGGGTCGTCGCATCTCCTTGGGTATCCGAGGTAATTTCTAAACCCTGTTGGCGCTTGACCTGCGTTTAAATCAACGTAGGTCGAGCGTCTTTTAACTTTACGTGATTTTAGAAAACTGAATATGAAAGCCTTCTTATCCGTTCTTCTGTGCCTTTTTTGCCAATCGCTGTCAGCTCGACATGCGCAAAATGTCGATGTCGCATTTCTACCTGATGTTCATTTACATGATATTTATGCCGATTTTAACTCTGCGGCATTTCAGGGTATTAGACTGTCCGGACTCAATAAGCCTGTCAGTATTCGCTCTATGGCAGCACAGCTTCATTCTACTCGCTTATTTAACGAGAATTACTTTGCTCTAATAAGTGCTCTAGATGATATAGCCTCCCGAGGAATAAAATTCGTCGCACTACCAGGAGACTTTACTGATGATGGGCAACCAGCCCACTTACAAGGCTTAAAAAACCTATTAAAAGAATACGAAAAAAAACATGGTATGCGATTTTTCGCCATTCCTGGAAATCACGACCCTGTCAGTCCATTTGGTAAAGCGGGCGGCAAGAGCGACTTTCTAACGGCTACAGGAACAGAAATCGGCATTTTCAGTCTTGATCACAAAAGTTGCCAGCCAACCAAGCGCCGAAACCCAACTCCAACTATTTGCAGTGATGCGATAAAACACGGTGGCTACGCTGATATAATGGCTCAACTGGCGCCATTTGGGTTAATGCCAGACCCACGCGATGTCCTTTGGGAAACGCCCTTTTCCAAAGACCGAAGCAAGTCTTCGTTAACCTTTCGCCATTACAAACAATGTTCAAGTGATAAAAAAACCTGTGTCTCGATGCCTGATACCAGCTATCTCGTTGAACCCACTCCAGGCTTGTGGCTTTTAGCGATTGACGCGAACGTTTATATGCCATCCTTGGTATCCAGTGAAGTCCATTTTCAGGGATCCGGCAATGCTGGCTACAATAAGATACTGACGGAAAAGCCTTTTTTACTTACTTGGATAAAGGAGATTGTGGCTAGGGCAAAATCAGAAAATAAGACCTTAATTGCATTTAGCCATTTTCCGATGGCAGAATTCTACGACCAACAATCACCTGTTATGCGTGATGTGTTTGGTCATGAGGCTTTTCAACTTGCGCGAGAGCCACGCTCGAGCACCAGTGACGTACTTGCGAAAACAGGTCTGCGCTTACACATCGCGGGCCACATGCACATGAACGACACCAGTATCACACGTACACAAGAAAATGTACTGGTAAACGTACAAGCTCCGTCCATTGCGGCGTATAGACCTGCATACAAACACATTTCAGTGCACAATGAAGTGGCGCAGATTAACACGATTAAATTGGATGAAGTCAGTCATTTCAACGCGCTGTTTCCAGCCTATCTTGCTGAACACCAATACCTAACAGCGACTCAATCTAAGGCTATTTGGGATGACAATATCTTGCATGCAAGGAATTATCATGAATTTGCCAAAGCTCATTTGTTGGCGCTTGCCAGAATGAGATTTTTCCCCGCCGAATGGTCAAAAGTATTCAAATCAGAACTATTGGATACCTCACTATTCAATTTACTTCAAAAGCTGCCCACCCATACTAATGCATTACTAAGTAAAGACTTACAGCCGCTAGAAAGCACGACGTTAATGGATTTTGTTGGTGACTTTTACATGTTGCGTAACGCTGGCTCACTGGCGCTTGAGGATATACCTCAATCGCATCAACTCGCTTATTTTGAGATGGCAAAACAACTACGCAATCGAAACAGTGTAACCAACCAAGAGATGGACCCGTCCTGTTTAAATTTAAATAAAAAAGACACAACTTGGTGTTTAGTTGGAAAGGCGTTGGCGCAAACCCTCTCAATATTCCAGCAATTAAATCAGGACAAATACGATGAATGTGTAGTCGTTAAACTTGACGCACGAAATGCAACAAACGCAGTCGAGCAGTGTGATATCGCAAGTGCACGAAACCACTAATGCGCCATACATTTGTAACGTTAGAGCAGGGCAAATCAACATTTTGCCCTGCCCGTAACGATTAAGGCTCCGCTAATTGTCGTTGCTCTTGATCAGTGTAAACACGTTGATAGTTCGCGAAACTGAGTCCAAGCCATTGAGGTAAAGTGGCACTCACAAAAATAGATGACCACGTGCCAACCGCAATCCCAACAAAGAGCGCACAAGCAAAACCTTGTAGGCTCGCGCCACCGAGCCACCAAATCGCCGCGACAGTCGTCAACGTTGTTGACGACGTTATCGTTGTTCTACCAAGCGTAGTACCCAGCGCTTCATTAATAGTATCACTCACCAGAGCATCAGGGCGCACACGTACCAGCTCTCGCACTTTATCGCCAATGATAATGGAGTCATTCAGCGAGTAACCGACTATCGCTAAAAGTGCAGCAAGGACGGTTAAATCGAACTCCATTCCCGTTAGCGAAAAGCACGCGACCGTAATTACAATATCGTGCAACAACGCCAAGCTCGCGGAAACGGCCAATCGCCACTCAAACCGAACAATAAGATATAGCCCAACCGCAAGCAGGCTAACAAGCAACGCTAATCCGCCTTGCTCAACTAATTCAGATCCTACCTGTGAACCGACAAAGCGACTGTCTAAAATTTTTATCCCCATTGAATCAGGGAGTTTAGTTTGCCAACTCAACGGCTCTTCAACCTCATTTTGAGGTGGTTGAAACAGTTGCCATTGCAGCACACCATTGCTTGATAAACGAAAATTGCCCGGTACAACCACATTCAACTCATGCTCCAATTCGCTTGCCGTAAGGTCTTTTACGATTTGAAACTCAGTAACGTAGCCACCCGTAAAATCTTGCCCAAGTAAAACTCCTCGCTGTGTAATCAAAATACAGCTCAGCACAACGGCAAGGATGCTCAGCCACAAACCTGATGTCCGAATTTTTTGCCATACATTAACCATGTTGCCCCCCTTTCACGCCGCTACTTTTGATCGTTTTATTTGCCAGTTCTGGCGCTCGATAAAACCAATGCGATAATTGAGCGGAAACCACCACCCCACAAAACATACTGGTTATGATCCCAAGCGCTAACGTAATGGCAAATCCTTTGATTGGGCCATAACCAATCGCCATGAGCACTATGGCAGTGATCATCGTGGTTAAGTTCGCATCAACAATGCTGCTTTGAGCTTGTTGATAGCCTCGCTGCAACGCCGTGATCATACGGCTACCTTGTTTGCGCTCCTCTTTGATCCGCTCAAAAATTATCACATTTGTATCAACGGCCATACCAATAGTAAGTACTAACCCAGCGATACCGGGCAAGGTCAGCACGACATTTGGCAATAACGACATTAGACCAATTAAACACACTAAGTTAGCAACGAGTGCAATGCAGGCAATCACCCCAAGTTTACGATACCACAACAACATAAACCCCAGTGTTAACGACAAGCCAAGTGCAAGAGCTTTAAATCCGCTATTGATGTTTTGTGCCCCCAAACTTGGACCGATTGTCCGCTCAGTCACGATGGTCAAAGGTGCATCCAAGGAGCCTGCACGCAACAAAAGCGCTAAGTCTTCCGCTTTTTGCCACGACCCCATGTTCGTGATGCTAAAGCGTTGACCAAGTACTTGCTGAATAGTAGCAACTGAAATTACGGTGCTATTTTCATGAATTTCACCCTGACTGTCTGCCACATATTCGCTGTACAACGTCGCCATCGGCTGGCCAACATTGTTCCTAGAAAAGCGAAGCATCTTTGCTCCACCTTGCGAAGTTAAGTGAAGTTGAACTAACGGCTTGCCATAGTCATCTCGTCCCGCTTGCGCCGTATCAATGTCTGCGCCACTAAAAATGGCGAGCGGATTTAGGTTCACAATACCATGTTCTGCTTTGACCGCTTTGCCACCAACATCCTGTAGCGCGTGGAATGAGAGTTGTGCTGTTGCACCGATAATGCGTTTCGCCGCTGCTGGATCCTGTACTCCAGGTAATTCAATACGAATGTAATTTGTCCCTTGACGCTGTGTGACGGCTTCAGTAATCCCTAACTCTTCAATTCTAGAACGTAATGTAGTCAGGGCTTGTACCATGGTTTGCTTTTCAAAGGTGACTTTGCCCTCTTCGTTGTAACTCAGTGTTGAACGTTGCAAATTCCCTTGTTGATAAGTAACAGCCGTTAATTGTGGGAATTGCTTTACGAGCGCGTTTTGCAGATGTCGCAAGGCATCTTGACCTTTTGGTAACGCAATTAGCTCCACTTCTGTGGCTGAACTGCGCTCAATGCGCACACCGTGCAATTTCTCCTTAACTCTGAATGCTTGTGCTTCCAATGCAATATTTTCCATACGCTTTTCAAGCGCTTTGTCCGTATCAACCTTAAGTACAAAAAGCACTCCTCCGTTGAGGTCCAAACCCAGTTTAATTGGCGACAGCCCGAGCTTTTGTAACCAGATTGGCGCGGTAGATTGCTCCATGACTTTCACTGTTGCATGGGCTTGCAAGCTCTCGGAAAGTATTTCTTGTGCTGCAGCGGACGCGGTTTGGGGTATTAACATCACCTCGGTGCTTGCCGATTCTGTGTTTGAGCGGATGGTCGCGACGTTGAAGTGATGTTGCTGTAGTACTTGTTGAATCAGATCTGGGCTAGGAATTGCGTCCCCTGACTTCGATGGACTAATACGCAACACGGTATTATTTTGATAAAAATTAGGTAAGGCACACAGCCCAAGCGCAATAATGACAAGCAGGATGGCCATGCGTTTTAATTGCGCTTGCCACGGCGTGCGCAATACTTTGTTTGATTTAAACATACTAAACTCTCTTAGCTGCTGTGCAAATGCAAAAGGCTAAACACGACAGCTTGTTACCTGATAAGAATCCGAAGCGCCTAGAGCAGCTTTCGGCTACGATGAGAAACGATCAGGCGTTTTGTTGGTATGTTAGTCGAGCGCGATACGTGAGGTTTGCGAGTTGGCAGTTATCAATTGCACCAGTACGTGGTCTGGTGGCGCATTGATACCATGGTTGAATTTCAGGTTTATCAGGACGATATTGAACATCACGACAGATTTCAGTATCAGCCAAAGTGTAAACGAGCAAATAATTAGGTTGCTGATCTGGATGTAGAAAATAGCTTGGGTGAGTCACCCGGCTGCGTTCAGGAAGCTCCACTGGATGTGGTGCTGGCAACTGGTGCTGTATTCCTGATTTAGGCATCGTCGGATGGAAAAGCTTAACACCTCGCCCAAATGCGTTGGTCTCGTCTACCGATAGCAATTCATTCGCAGCGTCTTGATCGCTTTCGAATGTATGCAATGAGTTTACTGACGTTGCTTGCCAAGTTGTTGCCATAGCATCACGACTACCAAGACCCAGTAGCGTACAAAACAATAAAATGGCTAAAACAACGCGCGACATAGTGACAACGACTCCCTTAATCTTGCTCGAAGATAAGGGCTTGGCAACCTTTTTTCAAGTCTAAGTTCGATTTGTGAATAAAAAAGCCCCGCAAAATGCGAGGCTTTTTTATAATTTGTTGAGTCAGCCGGTAAGCCACTGATTTGATGTTTGTGGAGTGGATAATTTCACACAATAAAAAGCCCAGGCTTAATGCCTGGGCTTTTTATCAAAGTTTGTTGAGTCAGCCGGTAAGCCGGGTTCTGTCGTGGATAATCATTCGTCTAGGCCTAAGATCACTCTTAGGCTCAAGCAACCTACCCGGTTCCGATGTGGGCCACACCTTAAGGAACCCTATTTGGTCTTGCTCCGGGTGGAGTTTACCGTGCCACGAACTGTTACCAGCCGC is part of the Pseudoalteromonas xiamenensis genome and encodes:
- a CDS encoding metallophosphoesterase family protein, encoding MKAFLSVLLCLFCQSLSARHAQNVDVAFLPDVHLHDIYADFNSAAFQGIRLSGLNKPVSIRSMAAQLHSTRLFNENYFALISALDDIASRGIKFVALPGDFTDDGQPAHLQGLKNLLKEYEKKHGMRFFAIPGNHDPVSPFGKAGGKSDFLTATGTEIGIFSLDHKSCQPTKRRNPTPTICSDAIKHGGYADIMAQLAPFGLMPDPRDVLWETPFSKDRSKSSLTFRHYKQCSSDKKTCVSMPDTSYLVEPTPGLWLLAIDANVYMPSLVSSEVHFQGSGNAGYNKILTEKPFLLTWIKEIVARAKSENKTLIAFSHFPMAEFYDQQSPVMRDVFGHEAFQLAREPRSSTSDVLAKTGLRLHIAGHMHMNDTSITRTQENVLVNVQAPSIAAYRPAYKHISVHNEVAQINTIKLDEVSHFNALFPAYLAEHQYLTATQSKAIWDDNILHARNYHEFAKAHLLALARMRFFPAEWSKVFKSELLDTSLFNLLQKLPTHTNALLSKDLQPLESTTLMDFVGDFYMLRNAGSLALEDIPQSHQLAYFEMAKQLRNRNSVTNQEMDPSCLNLNKKDTTWCLVGKALAQTLSIFQQLNQDKYDECVVVKLDARNATNAVEQCDIASARNH
- the secF gene encoding protein translocase subunit SecF, which translates into the protein MVNVWQKIRTSGLWLSILAVVLSCILITQRGVLLGQDFTGGYVTEFQIVKDLTASELEHELNVVVPGNFRLSSNGVLQWQLFQPPQNEVEEPLSWQTKLPDSMGIKILDSRFVGSQVGSELVEQGGLALLVSLLAVGLYLIVRFEWRLAVSASLALLHDIVITVACFSLTGMEFDLTVLAALLAIVGYSLNDSIIIGDKVRELVRVRPDALVSDTINEALGTTLGRTTITSSTTLTTVAAIWWLGGASLQGFACALFVGIAVGTWSSIFVSATLPQWLGLSFANYQRVYTDQEQRQLAEP
- a CDS encoding TonB-dependent receptor, yielding MNTHRLFALSPLALALGTLLSSTNALADDQSTPSNDIEEIVVTGSYVKSLEKAIDLKRVNIGFSDSIVASDIADFPEQNLAEALQRMPGVTIERNKGLGQKVNVRSLPSEFTFVSINNLATASGSGGRDVEFDMFASEIIQSVTVKKSPTAADEEGGIAGSVTITTARPFDYDGRQLVVSAETAYNDISEKSDPKFAVLASDTFGDWGALASFAYSKRSNRTDSNSGINFRPLSRWLEKTGKSQWQADQAADVLLRDTGISINDRKNKDETSRVVFLDKVGDRAYLTEQDKWGATLSLQYKPNSELSLTFDGLLGNFDNHEDEYDAAAYTASSISSLEKINQYDSTTLSDYGITVLTDVDYAATQHEFLSKENSQETDYQQFSLTLDWQLEAWKIYGIVGYSGAEKQAETTNLKHTAYRPTRTRYTSTGGETLPSSNPNTFDMYNSPDAYLFDYYEVNQEHINDDKYAAQLDFKRDLQLDFFPALAQIQLGVRATDKSKERDYGTNRVKGPSEDDSSWVGVRTLADSQLTDISTLVSGGEYLSEVDSKVNWMQIANSYARNELRYAGFNVAYEPDQYYKVKEKTLALYAMVDFHFDIATMPATLNAGVRYIDTKVHSSGYHQVQNEDGTTGFTAKPVSKDGNYKETLPSVNFALELTDDLLLRAAASKTFIRPALTDIAYKRSVSLNEFKYRDGNPDLKPTYADQWEFGLEWYLDEGALLAVSYFEKEIEGVVRESLTGVVNNVTKYNDNGSVDGIYDFDIYQKVNAEGSYDVSGIELVAQLPLSYFDEMLSGFGINANYTVLDNSLTGASDLGIPTPPEGLAEETYNVTVYYENQRFDARISYNYKDKYVERIERDMYPVYRNAYGQTDISLGYRVNDMVKVTLEGINILNEETTGYTLNPVFPTMYEFSGRRISLGIRGNF